CTCCAGGGCCAGTCTAGGTCGTCGAGGAGCCTCTTCATCAGCGCCCTGGCCTTGTCCACGTCGTAGCTCTCGTCCTCTAGGGGGTGGCGCTGGGGGTAGAAGCCGCCGGAGAGCACCCTGTCGAGTACGCGGCGGGTTGCCGGCACTAGCTCGGAGAAGAGCGCGTCTAGGTCGCGGACCCTTAGACCCTCCTCGTAGATGTCTAGGAGCGCGTCGTAGGGGTGGTCTTCGTAGCCTAGCAGCTCGGCTTTCCGGCGCTGTATCTCGACTATCTCCTCGAGGTACGGCTTGAACAGCTTGAAGTCGGCCTTCCTCTTGGCCTCCCGCCAGACCACGGTGGCCTTGCTGGTTACCCGGGCCTCGCGGCGGGCTAGCTCCTCCGGTATCGCCTTGGCTACGCGTACTTCGCGGCCTAGGACGCGGACTACGCCGCGCTCGTAGACGTTTAGGCTGTCGAGCTTCTCCTCGGCTTCGCGTAGGAGCTGGCCTAGCTCGGGGTCGAGTAGCAGCCGGTGGCGGAGCCCCTCTAGCTCCTCGGCTGCTGCTGAGCGGTCGCTTATGCCGTCGCGGGGCATGTAGGTCTCCAGGTCCCAGCCCATGAGGGCTACCGCGTGGTCTAGGGCCCATAGCAGCCGGTACTTGGCGAGTATCTTCTTCACTGTCTCGTCGCGGAATGGGTTTTCAGCACGCTCGGTGGCTGTCATAGCGCTGTGCATCCCTCCAGAACCTGCTGCAGCAGGACGACGCTTCCACGTGGTGAGGGCTTGATGCCCCTCCTCCGGGATATTCCGCGTTTCGTCGCGCGGCTTGGCCAGGGGTAGCATAATTTAGGGGGAATACCGGGCTCGGCCTAGCACCGAGGCCTGGAGTGCCTTGCGTGGAAAGAAGCTATACCTCGTAGTAGCCCTGGCTGCTGTCGCAGCCCTAGTAGCCGGCTACGTCCTCTACAGCAAGACCGGAGGCAAAACCCTGGGAGCAGGAGCCGTCACCGCTCCCGCTGAGTGCGGCAGCGGACCCGCCGTACTCGTGGTCTACAAGAAGGGCCAGGAAGACCTAGCAATGCTCGTCGAGGAGCTCCTAAAGAGGCAGCTCGTGGACCACCTGCCGCAGGGCACGAGGTTCTGCCGAGCCACCGCTGGGGATACCGGGCTCACAGGGCTACGGGTCTATCCGGCTATACTGGTGCGCGCTGAGAACGTCAGCGCAATGCTGTCCAGCGCGCTCCTCAACGAGACCGTGGGCGGCGAGTGGCGCCCGATGCGCTACGACTACACAGCCGCGTTCGAGACGCAGATAGCGCTACAGTTCGGCCTACCGCTCCCAGTCTACCAGTACAGGGCTAGGCTCCTCGTGGTCGAGGGCTCCACGCCGCTCGCCACAATAGACCAGGCAGCCCTTGAGCCTGGTAGCCGCATAATGGCGCTGCTCTCAGCCGTGTTCGTGGCCAACATAACCGGGGTGGAGTACACCAAGGAGCCGCCAGCGGGCGCTAACCCCTCCAGCTTGCCGGCAGCATACGCGGTGTCGAGCGATCCGCTGGACCAGGGTGTCCCAGGGGTACAGAGGCTCGGGGACAACGTCTACGCCTCGACAGACATAGACCTGGCCGAGGTGTTCCTCCAGCTAGGCGTAGCCAAGGCGGTCGAGAAGACCGGGGCGCCGCCGGGCATAGAGGGGCACCCCGCGATAGGCAGCGGCAGGATGCACATAGCGATATACGAGGACTTCGCCTGCCCCTACTGCGCCGAGTTCTACAACAAGACCTTCCCAGCCATAAAGGAGATGATAGACAGCGGCCAGGTGACGTTCCACATAGTAGACCTCATAGTACACCTCAACGAGAACGTGACCAAGCTACACAAGCTGCTACTATGCTACTACAACGCCACCGGCGACCCAGGGGCATACCTCGATGAGGCCATCCGCATATACAGCGAGGTAGCCAAGCTCTACCGTGACGCCAACATAACCTCCACGGCGGAGTTCTACAACAGGATAGGGGCGATACTAGAGGAGGAGAAGGCAAGGCTCGGCGTAGACCCCGACTGCGAGGCAGCAGCACTAGTAGACAAGGCGACCCACGACGCAGCCCAGGCCGGGCTACGCGGCACCCCCAGCTTCGCCATATGGGTAGAGGGGAGCGACCGGGTGCTCTACATAACCGGGTACCGCGACGCCGAGTTCTTCAAACAGCTAGTAGAGTCCTTGCAGCAGCAGGGCTAGAAGCCCACAAGGTAGCCAGACGGCCCACGGCGGGAGCCCACGAGGACACTCTTTTAGCACTAAGAGACCAAGCCTACCACTCTCCGCTATGCGCACAACATTCTTCCGCACACTTACCGTCCCGCGATCCACACCGTCCATAGCGATTACCGGCTCTTGCATGCTCCTTAGGGGGCCTCTTCACCAAGGCTACGGCCTGGCCCTGTATAGTTATGGGCTCTGCGTCGCTCCGGGCTTTGCCGTGTACGCTACCATGTACACCGTGCAGTAGAAGAGGATGAACTCTGCTAGTATGATGAGCGAGGTTGCCGGGGGCGGGTAGAAGGCGTCTGCCCCTAGGGCTCCGTGGGCCCGGTATTTGAGGTAGACTAGGGCGGTGTACTCTGCGTGTAGCCCGCCGAACCCGGGGACCGGGAACATGGCCCACGTCGCCAGCGCCGCGTAGGCCTGGAGAGCGTCTAGCCCCGGGAAAGCGAACGGCCCCAAGGCTAGATGTTCTGCTAGGATTCGTAGAAGCCCATGATGACCTATGATCGGCGCAGCGACCAGGAACCGGGCCGGGCTACCACGGAGCCGCTTCAGCACCACAACGGACGACAGGCCAGCACCTATGTAGAAGACCGGGACCAGTGGGGCGGGGACCTCGCCGCCACCCACAGCGACGACATAGACTATGAGGCCTGCCGCCAGCATCGGTATACCCGCGGCAGCGTAGACTATGAGCAGTATCCAGTAGAGCAGCGGGTCCACACTGCGCAGCTTTACCCTGCCCAGTAGGGGCTCCCACGCCTTCACCGCTAGAGCAGCATAGACTAGGTAGAACACGGGGTAGAGGAAGAGGATGTAGAGTAGGCCTAGCAGCCTAGGCACCTCTCCGGGAGGATACACCTCGGAGAAGACATCCACGCCTAGCCCGCAGGCCGCCCAGTCTGCGAGGAAGTAGGCGTAGAGAAGCAGGAAGCGTCTCCGCTGCAGCAGCCACGGGCGCAGAGCCGCCAAGACAAAGAACACGACACCGACAAAGTGGAAGCCCCAAGGAAGATACGGTAGAAGCATAGCATAGCCACTCTCCAGGCCGTACATCCCAGCGAGGTACACTATGAACCGGTGCTCAAGGACAATAGCCACAACCATACCACAAGCTACAAGGAGCGAGAAGAGGCGTAGAGCACTGTAGCCGCTCGCATCTCTATCTCCGCTCATTCACGGTCACCATAACAAGTGGGCGGGCCCTCCGCCTGCACCCCGTAGCCATCCCAGATGGCTGCATCCAGACATATAGTAGTTCTTAGCACCGAACTAGAAGGACCCATAGAGAGCTGCGCCCAAGAGTCTACAGCACCTTTGCACGTAGCGCCCCCGGCCCAGGAGCTTGGCCCTTGGCAGGGGGTCGCTGGGAGCCCATGACATGTGCAGCCGCTTTTGGCACAGGCTATGGACAGCAGGGCCCTGCTCCTGCCGCTCAGCAGCTCGGCGTGGCCTAGCCCTCGAGCTGTAGGGCGTACAGCCCTAGAGTTGCCCTTCCGTCCGCCCTTGTCTAGTGAGGCGCACGCCAGCGCGTCTGCTATGATGTAGTTTATGTGTCCTCGTGCATCCTCTTAGGCTGTGGGGCTCTAGCGTGGTAGTCAGGTTCGTGGACCGTGTTGCCGAGCTATCCGTCCTCCAGGGGTTTGCTGAGCGCGGTGCTGGTGTGCCCATCTACCTCTACGGCCCAGAGGGCTGTGGCAAGACGCGGCTGCTGCGTGAGCTTGTCTCGAGGCTAGAGGGGGCGCGGGACTACCTCGTAGTCTATGTTGACGCCCTGGAGGAGAGGGACCCTGGCAGGGCTGTCCGGGGCTCGGAGGAGCTGCGGCGCCTACTGCTCGACGCAGTCCGCGGTGCCGCCGGGGGCCCGCTTGGCGTGCTCCTGGCCTACGCTGTTACCCGCGTCGTGTCTAGCCTTGAGCGGCGGCTCGTCGAGGGCAGACACGTAGTCGTCATAGTGGATGACGTGGCCCGGCCGCTGGGCCTCGAGAGGCTCGAGGCTTATGTGAAGAGCCTTCTCCGGCTAGTAGAGTACGACCTAGCCGAGCTGTATCCCGCCTCGGTGCTAGTCGTAGCCTCTACGAGCGAGGGGCTAAGCCTGGAGAGGCTACGGCGCCACCCTACGTGGGTTTCGCTACGGCTTCTCTGGGGCCTGCCCCGCAGTGCTTTCCACGAGCTCGCCACGGGCCTCGGGGCCCCGGATACGGGTGTTGCCGAGGAGGCGTGGAGGCTTACTGGGGGCAACCCCCGGGCCCTAATACAGATAGCTACGGTCTACATGTGGGACATCGACGCCTGGCTGAGGGGCCTCGACGCCAGCCTAGCCGCGCCCCTGGTAGCAGAGGCGAGGGCACGTGGGCTGCTGCACGCCCTCCAGCGGGTAGTCGCGGACCCAGACAGCATAGTAGCCGAGGCGGACCCGGCTCTCCAGCAGGTGGCCCGGCTCCTTCTCAAGAACAACCTCATCGTGTACAAGGCGGTAGCAACGCTGACGGGGGAAACCATACCGGCTGACCCCGGGCTGGGGATTGGCAGCTACTACGCGTGGCAGCTACCGGCGTACCGCGAGCTGTTGAGGAGGCGGCTCGGGGAAGCCGGGGGCTAGTACGTTATGCGGCCGTAAACCGTGTCAAGTATTATCCTCGGCTCGGCGGCCCCGGCTTGCTCGACCCTGCCGAGCACGTGAGCCCGGTGGCCGTGCCGCTTGGCTAGGCTGAGTAGCTCGTCTAGGCTGTCCCTGGGCGTTGCTACTACTAGTCCTACACCCATGTTCCATACCCGGTAGGCCTCGCTGGGCTCCACGCCGCCGGCCTCCACTAGGACCTGGAACACCCGTGGCGGCTCCGGCATCTCCATCACTGCTGCCGCGCCCTGCGGGAGGATGCGCCGCATCTTTGTGAAGGCCCCGCCGGTGATGTGGGCGGCCGCGGTAAGCAAGCCCCGGCTCCAGGCCTCGAGGAGGAACCCTGTGTAGTCCCTCACGGGCTTGGCCAGCTCCTCGGCGAGGTCCAGGCCGTCTACCACCACGTTGTAGCCGCCTAGCCGCTCCAGGGCTATCCTCCTAGCCAGGCTATAGCCGTTGGCGTGCAGCCCGTTGCTCTCGAGGCCTACCAGCACGTCGCCTGGGCGGACGCGGTTGCCCCGCCAGCCTGGCTCGCGCAGGGCGAGGACCGTGCAGACTACGTCTACTCCCTGGGCGAGGCCTGGGAGTATCGCTGTCTCCCCGCCGAGGAGCAGAGCGCCGGTTGCCTCTGCAGCCTCCCTGACGCCTTCGAGTATCTCGCGGAACACATGCTCGTCGGCCCGCGGCATGGCTATGTAGTCTACAAGGGCTACCGGGCGAGCCGCGTCGCACGCGACATCGTTCGTGTTCATCACCACGCAGTCCCAGCCGGCTACGCGCAGCCTTCCGAGCCTCTCCAGCACGAGCGTCTTGGTGCCGACACCGTCCACGTGGAGTACTAGCTCCCGCCCGTGCAGCTCTATGGACGACGTGTATGCCTCTCGGCGGCCGGCTAGCAGCCTGGATGCCAGGCCGTGGAGCACCTCGCTAGCGTCGAGGTCCACCCCGGCGTCCCGGTAGCTCAGACCCCTCCCGGTACCACTACTGTCCCGGGGCAAGGGCGGCCCATACCCCGCGAGACGCCAGTGCCAGGCAAGCAATAAGGGCTATCCCCGCTGCGCAGCAGGACTCCCAGGCCCGGGAAGACCAGGGATGCACTCTACGGGGACGGGGGTCCTGCGCCGCTGCAGCCTCTGTGGCAGGGAGGCCCTCGTCTCGACCTCCATCGGTGTATGCGCCCGGTGTCTCCGCGAGAGGCCCCAGGAGGCGCTAGCGCTCGTCCGCCGGAGGCGCATGGAGTGGCGGGCCCGCTACGGGCTCCCGCCAGCTCCGCCCCGCGACCCGGAGGGGGTCCCGTGTAGGCTCTGCGTGAACGAGTGCCAGATCCCCCGCGGGGGACGAGGCTACTGCGGGGTATGGGCCAACAGAGATGGGCGCTTGGAGCCACTGGCGGGGCGTGGCCGGCTCCTAGTGTTCACGTACCTCGACCCGCACCCTACGAACTGCGTGGCTGAGCCGGTGTGCCCCGCGGCGACGAGCCGCGGCTACCCGCGCTACACGTTCACCCGTGGCGTCGAGAAAGGGTTCTACAACCTCGCCGTGTTCGCGGGCGGGTGTCCGCTCGACTGCCTCTTCTGCCAGAACCCCGAGCACAAGGCCATGGTTGCCCGGGGCCGGCTCGAGCCCCGGTACGTGAGGAGCGTAGAGGACCTCGTGGAGGAGGCGCTGGACCCCAGGGTGACATGTATATGCTTCTTCGGCGGCGACCCAACGCCGCAGATGCCCGTGCTGATAGAGGCCTCGCGAAGAGCGCTCCAGCGGGCTAGGGGCCGCGGGCTGCCCCTAAGGGTGTGCTGGGAGACCGACGGCCTGGCCAACCCGGCTGTGTTCCGCGAGGCTGCCCGGCTCAGTCTCGAGAGCGGCGGAGTAGTGAAGATCGACTGGAAGGCCTGGAGCCCCGGGGTATACGAGGCACTGACCGGCGTGGACGGCCACCGGGCCCTAGAGAGGCTCCGCGAGAACACCAGGACCACCGCAGAGATGGCCGCCGGGAGGCCGGAGCCCCCGCTCCTCGTGGTGAGTATGCTCCTCGTCCCGGGCTACGTCGACGCTGAGGAGGTCAGGGGCGTGGCAGGCTACATAGCGGGCCTCATGGAGGAGTATGGCGTGAACATCCCCATGGTGCTGCTGGCCTTCCACCCGGACCACCGGATGCTGGACCTCCCGCCTACGAGCCGCCGCCACGCCCTAGAGGCCAAGAGGGCAGCACTAGAGGCCGGCGTACGAGAAGTCTACCTGGGCAACACATGGCTCCTCGGAGACCACTACTAGGCTCCGCCCCGGAAGGCCCTAGGGGTCTAGCCCCTTCTCCTCCATGTAGCCTAGGAGCCTGCTGAGCAGCCTTCGGGCGTCGCTGCGGAGCCTCCGAGCATGCTCTAGCAGAAGCTCGTAGTCTATATCGGCGTATACATGCACTATCACGTTGCGTAGGCGGGCAAGCTGCGCTAGTAGCTCGCCCTCGCCACGGCTTAGCACCCCGTGGCGGGCGAGTACAGCGCCCACCTCGCTGTAGCTGCCCGGAGGCTCCCAGCCCATAACGGAGACTATGTAGCACCCGATATCCAGCAGCCCCTGAATAACCACCTCGACCTCGCGCTCCAGCAGAGGAGCCAAGTCCCTCTCCATAAGCTCCTCAAGGCCCATCTCGGCTACACGGTCGAGCCGCTCGATAGCCTTCAGGATTCTATCCACTCTACGTGCAACACCAGGCCTCAACCCGGCCACGCACCCGCCAGAGAAGGCTACCAGCTACTAGACTGCGAGCACGCGGCGGCGATAGGACCGGTGCATCTCCTCATAAGCTTCCCGGTAGTCCAGCCACTCTACTAGAGCCCTCCACCGGTCCTCCACAAAAGCCTGGTAGTCGCCACCCACAAAGGCACCCCTCACAAGCGCCTCGTAGAGCAGCGGCAGACTAGCTCTTTCAACCAATACCACCTCCACACGCCTACCTGTTTCAGCCTCGACAGCCTCTGCTAGCCTACCAGCCTCCACCGGAGAAAAGCCGCGGACAGCAAGATCCACGTCACTAAGCCCACTACACCGCCCTTCAGCAGCACTACCGAACACCACGACATAGCCACCAGGCCCTAGCCCAAACCCCTCTACAACACGCCTAACCACCCGGAGAAGCTTCCTACAGCCAACCATCCTGCCACCACACAGCAGGCCAGGAGCCCTACGACCACAGCGTACCAGGTGCCCTCCACAGCCTATAAGCACAAAGCCCCGAGCACCACGAATAGCCATCAGTCCTCCGAACTCCTCGCCGATACCCTTGGCGCCACGCAGCAGCCTAGACACCGCCTCCTCGCGGAGATGCAGCAGTAAGACGCCCCAGAGCCCCTCTCTCGGAGACCCGGATAAAGTGCAAGACGATATATAGAAGAACGTGCAGATAAAGCTTGCCAGCAAGGAGAGATATCTATAAGGTAGACGGTATGTATCAATCTACACGGTGAAGATTCCTAGTGAGATTTATTTAGTCCACCTTTCCCCGATATAGACGTCTACTTAATCTTCCTACTTGCAACAATCACTACAATTATAGCAGGTAATATCCTTCACCTGCAAAAGAGGAGGCAACAGCAACTCCTTTGGATAGAAGCCATGCACAAATGAATCTCGTCATACCTGCAAGTGAAAAGTAAAGCTAGTAGCACCATTACTGCCAGGTCTTCGTCGTACAAGCTCGCTATAGAAATCCTAAGGGAGGTTCTAAGGAAAGCAAAGGTCTATCTCCATACGATAGAGCGGAATAAAACTTGGAGAGCGAACATACTCTCATCCGAGCTTAATACTGCGCTTATACTCGACTCGACAATAGTTAACGACACTACACTAGTTGATTTTATGGTTGCAACTAGAAACCTTACAACCTCAGCGAGCAAGATCTGCGACAACATCTACAGTGTATCAATCATCGTGAACCCGGGTAGAGACATAAGGACCTCCAAGGGCGTGTACCTAATACTGATACCAGCAAGCAAACCATAGCTTTGTTGCACCATATAGAGAGCGATACGCCCCTAAGTTGTTGCCCCAAGCGTCTGGGCGAACAATAAGGTATGTGTAGATTCTCTACCTAGTTGTCCTGGTTGTCCTGAAACCTTGAAACATCATCAAGGTTGTGGTGCAGGTGATGCGCCCTAGCCTTCGGGCCACGGGGTCTGCGGACCGTCGCCACATATCCGTAAAATTCTGTAGAGGCTTGATGAGTTATCCACGCTTGATGACTATGTCGCCTACCTTGACCCCTAGGTCCTCAGCCACTACCGGGCACTTGGCCATTGAGAGGAAGTATATTCCCTCCACGCTGCTTAGATCCTCGTAGTTTCCTTGCCCCTTGGCTACTGCTAGGTCGTGGCTCCTTATCCACGAGAGTACTTCTGGCGAGTAGCGCTCGGGCCATGTGCCGGGCTTCCCGCTCGAGACCCTCTTGAACTCTATGTTCGGCAGCCGGTCTAGCCCTCACGTAGAGTGCGTCCTCTATCGTGGCGTTGTTGATTATTGAGCCTTCCTTGACGACGAAGGATATTTTCTTGAAGGGTCTTCCTCTGGCCCGGATCATCTCCTCTATTATGAGCTTGTCGAGGACTGTCTCTCCCGCGTTGTCGGCGAAGTATAGGAGGGTTTCCGCGCTCTGTACCTCCTCTCTCAGCCTGCTATAGTCGTCTATGGCTGGCTTCTGCTTCATGACCTTCTCGATAGTGGCTCTAAGGTCGTAGGTCTCGACAGCGGCGAAGTCGATTATGTTACCCGCTATAGCCGCCTTAACGGCAGCCCTTAGCGGGTCCTCGTGCCGGGCTATCATGGATTTAACCTCGTCCACTATTGCCGGGGCCTCATCGTTGCTCGCCTTCTTGAGCTCCCTATACGGGTCGAGGACGCCCGTTAGCTCCTCGACTAGCCCAGCGACCCCGAGGCCCTAACAAGCTGCGGCGGAGTGCCAGCCCATCCTATCTCGGTTAGATGGCGCATCACCCTACGTAGCACTTCCTCCTGTACCCGGGGGTCGTCCGTCGCTAGTCTAGCCGCTCTAAGCGCCTGCCTAGCTATACACACTACACAGTCCAGCCGGAGCTTCATACAGTACCAGCCACGGGTAGGGCGCCACACCATGCCACAAGGATATAAGCAATCCAACACCAGAGGCATAGAGCCCCGGTGAGCCTTATACCCGGTAGTAATGGCTAGGTGACTTATTGTAGATCCCTGCTACGGGATGACTCTAAGCCACGGGATACGCTCAAAGTCCCGGTCAAGCGTCGCCATAGTGTCTATCCCTTGGTACTTACATGTCAATGCGATTATAGAGTCTGCGAGCATGAGGCCGTACCTTTCGGTGACCTCGATTATCTCACGAGGCTCCGACGTTATAGGCAGGGCTATGAACAGCCCCAGTATGGGTTCTACTTCGTTTCTTATCAGCGTGATGAGCTTCTCGTCTCTTTTGCAAGCAGCTGTCTTATTCTCTTCGAGCTAAGCCCGGTGGCTAGTCTTAGATAGCCATAGATAACCTCATTCACTACTATGGCGTTAATGTAGCCGGTAATAGCGTGGTCTTCAACCTTCTCGATAATCCTGTAGGCCCGCTGGTCCTGGCCTGCCAGGAAAGCCAAGATCACACTAGAATCCACGAATATCCTCATTCTCTATCTCCTCAATAACCTCCAGGAACTCGCTCCTTGTCAGCTTTGGTCTATGCTTCCTCACAATACCGTAGAACTTCTGGGCGAGGGAGCCTTCGCCGGCCTTTAGGACAATCACCACCTCCTCTCCTTCCTTCATCTCCAATGGTTCTAGTGGTTTGAGCACACCGTTCTCATACCTTGCTCTTATGACTCTGGGCAACTCAACCCCCTCCTAAAGGTAGACGTTCTAGCCACTTAGCCTTTCCCCGCTAGAACCACCTACGCGCCACCAAACGGTAACCATGCACGAAAACGCGCCCCAGTCCAGCGGCGCCAGACACAGGTAGGGGGCCTTTTGCCGCCCCGGCCCGGGGGCTCTATCCTGGCGCCTTCCCGTCAAGGGCTGTATGGCTGGGCTCGTACAGCGCCACCGTGTAGGTAATGGTCCCGCAGGGGCCTTCGAAGTAGCGGCGGACCACCATAGGCAGGTCGCCGCCCGGCTTTATGGGGTCGAGATGCCCGATAGACCATTCTTAGACGACATATAGTCATTACTATTTACTAGCACGACTTTTATACCTACAATCGCCATAGCCGCTATCGCTGCTAGGAGTATTACTGCACGACCACCACTACTATTACGTAGTACTCGTTCCACAACATCACCACCATATACGATGATTCTATACGTATATACTCAGTGAGAGTCCAAACTAACCTAGAAGCTGAAAAGCTGTTCCAGCTAGTAGATGAGCTACCCAATATTCTTCTTCATAAGATCAGATGCTAGCCGGCCCAAACACTGGCTGCTACATGTGTAGCAAGCTGCTAGCCCTTCTCTCCGACTATCTTTGCGTCCATGCGTCCCTTGGCGTATACCCAGTCTCCTACCCGGAGCTCCCTCCTCGGGTCTCCTCTTACTGATGGCCAGTTCGCTACGAGCACTATCCCGCAGTCGAACACTATCCAGTGCCTCTTCTCCGCTCTCCGCCGGGGCGTCCTCCACGATGTCAACTACCTGCCCGAGGCAGGCATAGCTCGGGGCAGCGGGTACCTTGTCACCTGCTTAATGAACTTCTCAGGGACATTAGCCCTGCCCATGTAGAAGGTCATTACTTCATCTAGAGCCTGCCCATGGCCGCGGAGACGCCGTCACGGCCGTGCCCACGGCTTGCCGAGGGAACCACTATGCATCGGGCCCGGCTGGTACAGGTGCATGGAGGGGCTAGGCGGGGGTGACAATGCAGCCCCCGGGAGGCTCTAGGCCTCATGTTGTGTGCTGGTTGCTGCCTTCTTTACGCAGCCTATCGCGGTCTCTGCTAGCTCTTGCGGCCCGAGTGCTTCGAGGCCTGGGGGTGGCGGTGACTCTATGCCGCCTAGGCAGGCTATGCCCACTCTTCGGGCGCCTATGGCTTCTGCGCGCTGGAGAACGGTCTTCATGTCGCTTTGGCTGCATGGGCCGAGCTTGACCTCGTAGGCTGCTATGGCTCTGCGGCCCCCGTGGTCGAGTACCACGACGTCTACGTCGCCTTGGCCGTCTGGCAGGATTGTGTAGGCTTGTAGGCCTCCGTGGTGCTCGGCGAGTAGCTCGCCCAGCGTGAACTGTAGTTCTCTCGCGTAGAGGCTGCGGGTGGCGTCGAGGAGGAGTTCTGGATCGCGGTGTGGGTGCTCGTCTACGCCGTAGATCTCGGCCAGCCCGTAGACTATAGCTAGTAGTGGCGAGGAGTGGCGGTAGTAGACGCGGGCGCCCCGTGTGCGCCAGAGCCGGGTCTTGGCTACTAGCCCTATCTCGGATAGCCGGTCGAGGAGCCCCGTAGCCGGGCCTGCTCCGGGGCTGGAGAGGAGGCCCCGCTGGTATAGGAGGCCTGCTAGCTTCGCGCTGCTCCATACCCCGGCT
The window above is part of the Pyrodictium abyssi genome. Proteins encoded here:
- a CDS encoding radical SAM protein, which codes for MHSTGTGVLRRCSLCGREALVSTSIGVCARCLRERPQEALALVRRRRMEWRARYGLPPAPPRDPEGVPCRLCVNECQIPRGGRGYCGVWANRDGRLEPLAGRGRLLVFTYLDPHPTNCVAEPVCPAATSRGYPRYTFTRGVEKGFYNLAVFAGGCPLDCLFCQNPEHKAMVARGRLEPRYVRSVEDLVEEALDPRVTCICFFGGDPTPQMPVLIEASRRALQRARGRGLPLRVCWETDGLANPAVFREAARLSLESGGVVKIDWKAWSPGVYEALTGVDGHRALERLRENTRTTAEMAAGRPEPPLLVVSMLLVPGYVDAEEVRGVAGYIAGLMEEYGVNIPMVLLAFHPDHRMLDLPPTSRRHALEAKRAALEAGVREVYLGNTWLLGDHY
- a CDS encoding DsbA family protein — encoded protein: MRGKKLYLVVALAAVAALVAGYVLYSKTGGKTLGAGAVTAPAECGSGPAVLVVYKKGQEDLAMLVEELLKRQLVDHLPQGTRFCRATAGDTGLTGLRVYPAILVRAENVSAMLSSALLNETVGGEWRPMRYDYTAAFETQIALQFGLPLPVYQYRARLLVVEGSTPLATIDQAALEPGSRIMALLSAVFVANITGVEYTKEPPAGANPSSLPAAYAVSSDPLDQGVPGVQRLGDNVYASTDIDLAEVFLQLGVAKAVEKTGAPPGIEGHPAIGSGRMHIAIYEDFACPYCAEFYNKTFPAIKEMIDSGQVTFHIVDLIVHLNENVTKLHKLLLCYYNATGDPGAYLDEAIRIYSEVAKLYRDANITSTAEFYNRIGAILEEEKARLGVDPDCEAAALVDKATHDAAQAGLRGTPSFAIWVEGSDRVLYITGYRDAEFFKQLVESLQQQG
- the hepT gene encoding type VII toxin-antitoxin system HepT family RNase toxin, which translates into the protein MRPGVARRVDRILKAIERLDRVAEMGLEELMERDLAPLLEREVEVVIQGLLDIGCYIVSVMGWEPPGSYSEVGAVLARHGVLSRGEGELLAQLARLRNVIVHVYADIDYELLLEHARRLRSDARRLLSRLLGYMEEKGLDP
- a CDS encoding PIN domain-containing protein, with translation MTLIRNEVEPILGLFIALPITSEPREIIEVTERYGLMLADSIIALTCKYQGIDTMATLDRDFERIPWLRVIP
- a CDS encoding ATP-binding protein → MVVRFVDRVAELSVLQGFAERGAGVPIYLYGPEGCGKTRLLRELVSRLEGARDYLVVYVDALEERDPGRAVRGSEELRRLLLDAVRGAAGGPLGVLLAYAVTRVVSSLERRLVEGRHVVVIVDDVARPLGLERLEAYVKSLLRLVEYDLAELYPASVLVVASTSEGLSLERLRRHPTWVSLRLLWGLPRSAFHELATGLGAPDTGVAEEAWRLTGGNPRALIQIATVYMWDIDAWLRGLDASLAAPLVAEARARGLLHALQRVVADPDSIVAEADPALQQVARLLLKNNLIVYKAVATLTGETIPADPGLGIGSYYAWQLPAYRELLRRRLGEAGG
- a CDS encoding nucleotidyltransferase domain-containing protein yields the protein MLASFICTFFYISSCTLSGSPREGLWGVLLLHLREEAVSRLLRGAKGIGEEFGGLMAIRGARGFVLIGCGGHLVRCGRRAPGLLCGGRMVGCRKLLRVVRRVVEGFGLGPGGYVVVFGSAAEGRCSGLSDVDLAVRGFSPVEAGRLAEAVEAETGRRVEVVLVERASLPLLYEALVRGAFVGGDYQAFVEDRWRALVEWLDYREAYEEMHRSYRRRVLAV
- a CDS encoding phosphoribosylformylglycinamidine cyclo-ligase, giving the protein MPRDSSGTGRGLSYRDAGVDLDASEVLHGLASRLLAGRREAYTSSIELHGRELVLHVDGVGTKTLVLERLGRLRVAGWDCVVMNTNDVACDAARPVALVDYIAMPRADEHVFREILEGVREAAEATGALLLGGETAILPGLAQGVDVVCTVLALREPGWRGNRVRPGDVLVGLESNGLHANGYSLARRIALERLGGYNVVVDGLDLAEELAKPVRDYTGFLLEAWSRGLLTAAAHITGGAFTKMRRILPQGAAAVMEMPEPPRVFQVLVEAGGVEPSEAYRVWNMGVGLVVATPRDSLDELLSLAKRHGHRAHVLGRVEQAGAAEPRIILDTVYGRITY
- a CDS encoding PIN domain-containing protein, which gives rise to MRIFVDSSVILAFLAGQDQRAYRIIEKVEDHAITGYINAIVVNEVIYGYLRLATGLSSKRIRQLLAKETRSSSR
- a CDS encoding antitoxin family protein, coding for MPRVIRARYENGVLKPLEPLEMKEGEEVVIVLKAGEGSLAQKFYGIVRKHRPKLTRSEFLEVIEEIENEDIRGF